From the genome of Streptomyces spinoverrucosus:
CCGAGCGCCTGGAGGTCGTTGCCGGCGAAGACGGCGGTCGGCCGGTCCGGGCGGCGCAGCAGCTGAAGGCCGAGCCGGTAGCCGGCGTCGTGATGGAAGTCGCCGGTCACGATGAGCGAGGGGTCGACCGGCAGCCCGGCGGTCTCCAGCGCCGCCCGGTAGCCGTCCACCCTGGCCCGGCTGCACAGCATCCGCGACGGCCCGGTGATCGCGCCGACGCGGGTGTGGCCCAGGTCGACCAGATGCCGGGTGGCGGCAAGGCCCCCCTGCCAGTTGGTGGCGCCGATCGAGGGCACGTCGGTGCCCGGGTCGCCGGCCGGGTCCATCACCACGAACGGTATGGAACGGCTGGTCAGCAGTGCCCGCTGGGACTCGTCGAGCTCGCTCAGCACCAGGATCACACCGTGCGGACGGCGGGCGGCGACCTGGTCGGCCCAGGTCCGCCCGGGCGTCAGCCGCCCCGCGCTCTCGGAGAGCACGACGCTCAGCCCGGCCTCCCGTGCCACGTTCTCCACGCCCCGGATGACCTCCAGCGCCCAGGCGCTCTCCAGCTCGTGGAAGACCAGGTCGATCAGCGGTGAGCGGGTCGCCTCGGCCCGGCGCCGCCGGTAGCCGTGGGTGCGCAGCAGCTCCTCGACGCGGTTGCGGGTGGCCGGGGCGACATCGGCCCGGCCGTTGAGCACCTTCGAAACAGTCGGCGCGGAGACCCCGGCCTCGCGGGCGATCTCGGCGAGGGTCGCGGTCTGCGCGGACCGCCGCGCCGTCTGCGTTTCAGCGGATTCCGGGGCTGTCATGGCAGCGATCGTATCTCTGCGCGACCTCTTGACGGTCCCCTTGTGGCGCCTTACGTTCCCGGAACATTCGAGTTCTTCTTCGAAACATTCGCTCTCAAAGCATTCGCGACTCGAAGCATTCATGACCGTCCACACGCACGTCCCTCCCGAGAGGTGCTGTCTCATGGGGTCCACCACGTCGTCCGCCGGCGGGCGCACGTTCAGCAGGCGCCGGCTGCTCGGCGCCGGCGCCACCACCCTGCTCACCACCGGCCTCCCCGGCCTCACCGCCTGCGGCTCCGGCGGCGGTGCGGGCGGCGACGGCGGCACGATCACCGCCTTCGTGTACGGCGACGACGCGGTGAAGGTCCAGCAGGCGGCCGTGGAACGCTTCAACAAGTCGGCGGCCGCCAAGGAGGCCGGCGGCACGGTGAAGCTGGAGAAGGTACCCGGCTCCGACTACTCCCCCAAGCTGCGTACGGCCATGGGCTCGCCCAGCGCCCCGGACGTCTTCTTCAACTGGGGCGGCGGCTCGATCCGGGCGTACGAGGAGGCGGGCAAGCTCGTCGACCTCACCGACACGATCGAGAACGACCCCGTACTCAAGGACGGCTTCCTGCCCTCCGTCCTCGCGGCCGGCGACCTCAAGGGCCGCCACTACGGCATACCGATGCGCGGCATGCAGCCGGTGATCCTCTTCTACAACAAGTCCGTCTTCGCCGAGCACAAGCTGCGCCCGCCCACCACCTGGGACCAGCTCCTCGACCTCAACGCCAAGCTGAAGAAGGCGAACATCACGCCGTTCGCGCTCGGCGGCTCCGACATCTGGCCCGAGCTGATGTGGCTGGAGTACCTGGTCGACCGTATCGGCGGCCCCGAGGTCTTCCGGCGGATCCAGGACGGCGACGCGCAGGGCTGGGGCGATCCGGCGGTCCTCAGGGCCGCCGAGATGGTGAAGGAGCTGGTCGACGACGGCGCCTTCGGTGACAAGTTCACGTCCGTGTCGTACGTCAACGGCGGCGCACCCGCGGTCTTCGCCAAGGGCAGGGCGGCGATGCACCTGATGGGCTCCTGGGAGTACTCGACGCAGCTCGGCAAGTTCCCCGACTTCGCCGAACAGCACCTCGGCTGGGCGGCGTTCCCCGAGATCGAGGGCGGCACCGGCGACGTGCGCAACGTCGTCGGCAACCCGACCAACTACTGGTCCGTCAACTCCCGTACCCGCAACAAGGATCTGGCGATCGCCTTCCTCAAGGAGGCCGCCTCCGAGGCGTACGCGAGGGACCTGATCGACCTCGGAGACGTCCCGACGACCTCCAACGCGGCCCAGCTCCTCGATTCCGCCCCCAACCCCGAGTACGCCAGGTTCCAGTACGACATGGTCGAGAAGGCCCCCGCCTTCACGCTCTCCTGGGACCAGGCGCTCGGCGAGCTGGGCACACCGATGCACACGGAGATCGGGAAGCTGTTCGCGGGGAAGTCCTCGCCGGCCGAGTTCGTGGCGGCCTGCAAGGAGCTGAAGTGAGCACGG
Proteins encoded in this window:
- a CDS encoding LacI family DNA-binding transcriptional regulator gives rise to the protein MTAPESAETQTARRSAQTATLAEIAREAGVSAPTVSKVLNGRADVAPATRNRVEELLRTHGYRRRRAEATRSPLIDLVFHELESAWALEVIRGVENVAREAGLSVVLSESAGRLTPGRTWADQVAARRPHGVILVLSELDESQRALLTSRSIPFVVMDPAGDPGTDVPSIGATNWQGGLAATRHLVDLGHTRVGAITGPSRMLCSRARVDGYRAALETAGLPVDPSLIVTGDFHHDAGYRLGLQLLRRPDRPTAVFAGNDLQALGLYEAARELGLRVPQDVSVVGFDDLPVARWVGPPLTTVRQPLTEMAEAAARLVLELGRGDGAAAATRVELATSLVVRSSTAAPGVAES
- a CDS encoding ABC transporter substrate-binding protein, which gives rise to MGSTTSSAGGRTFSRRRLLGAGATTLLTTGLPGLTACGSGGGAGGDGGTITAFVYGDDAVKVQQAAVERFNKSAAAKEAGGTVKLEKVPGSDYSPKLRTAMGSPSAPDVFFNWGGGSIRAYEEAGKLVDLTDTIENDPVLKDGFLPSVLAAGDLKGRHYGIPMRGMQPVILFYNKSVFAEHKLRPPTTWDQLLDLNAKLKKANITPFALGGSDIWPELMWLEYLVDRIGGPEVFRRIQDGDAQGWGDPAVLRAAEMVKELVDDGAFGDKFTSVSYVNGGAPAVFAKGRAAMHLMGSWEYSTQLGKFPDFAEQHLGWAAFPEIEGGTGDVRNVVGNPTNYWSVNSRTRNKDLAIAFLKEAASEAYARDLIDLGDVPTTSNAAQLLDSAPNPEYARFQYDMVEKAPAFTLSWDQALGELGTPMHTEIGKLFAGKSSPAEFVAACKELK